The Lacrimispora xylanolytica genome has a segment encoding these proteins:
- a CDS encoding N-acetylmuramoyl-L-alanine amidase, translating to MAVILLVLVYVISSQAGKMTAGVSVKAGKEKPVVVIDAGHGGNDPGKIGVDGTLEKDINLQIAYRLKKYLEASDVDVVLTRKNDNGLYTERDSKKKMADMTKRCDIINDTSPDLTVSIHQNSYHQEEISGGQVFYYKRSDKGKRLAEILQERFDYVLGDKNTRLAKPNDNYYLLLHVKTPIVIVECGFLTNWKEAGLLNSDEYQDRLAWTIHMGIMEYLNAR from the coding sequence ATGGCGGTGATTTTGCTTGTATTAGTATATGTCATATCAAGTCAGGCCGGGAAAATGACGGCTGGAGTCAGTGTGAAGGCTGGAAAGGAAAAGCCAGTGGTTGTCATCGATGCCGGACACGGAGGAAACGACCCGGGTAAAATCGGAGTTGATGGGACTCTGGAAAAGGATATCAATCTGCAGATCGCATATCGTCTGAAAAAATATCTGGAAGCCTCGGACGTTGACGTGGTTCTTACCAGAAAGAATGACAATGGTTTATATACGGAACGGGACAGCAAAAAGAAGATGGCGGATATGACCAAGCGATGTGACATTATTAATGATACGAGTCCGGACCTTACCGTCAGCATTCATCAAAACAGTTATCACCAGGAAGAGATTTCCGGAGGTCAGGTGTTTTATTATAAGCGGTCAGATAAGGGAAAACGGCTGGCCGAGATTCTGCAGGAACGGTTTGATTACGTTCTGGGAGATAAAAATACCAGACTTGCCAAACCCAATGATAACTACTATCTACTGCTTCATGTAAAAACTCCTATTGTTATTGTGGAATGCGGATTTTTGACCAACTGGAAGGAAGCCGGTCTGCTAAATTCAGACGAATACCAGGACCGTCTGGCCTGGACGATACATATGGGGATCATGGAATATTTAAATGCAAGATAA
- a CDS encoding tyrosine-type recombinase/integrase translates to MKTPTSYRTILFGDSLHTALRAENRLQSENRLKYGEYYYKHYLTDSGIVITQEFLSIDEIDFVCRQENGKLYTSESMKNAIKAGHDKIGIKEFHFHSLRHTHATILASHISNPAIVQKRLGHSDIETTMKYYIFDVELGDQNAVNIYEEFA, encoded by the coding sequence TTGAAAACACCAACCTCTTACCGCACGATATTGTTCGGAGATTCGCTTCATACCGCCTTAAGAGCTGAAAATAGGCTGCAGTCAGAAAACCGGTTAAAATATGGAGAATATTATTATAAACATTACCTCACAGATTCCGGAATAGTAATCACGCAAGAATTCTTAAGCATCGATGAAATCGATTTCGTCTGCCGACAGGAAAACGGAAAGCTGTACACCTCAGAGAGCATGAAGAACGCTATTAAGGCTGGCCACGATAAGATAGGTATTAAGGAATTCCATTTTCATAGTCTTAGACATACACACGCAACAATATTGGCCTCCCACATTTCCAATCCCGCTATTGTGCAAAAGCGGCTTGGGCATTCTGATATTGAAACAACAATGAAATACTATATTTTCGATGTAGAACTTGGAGATCAAAACGCAGTAAATATTTATGAGGAATTCGCATAA